The Bacillus carboniphilus genome contains a region encoding:
- a CDS encoding DUF896 domain-containing protein, with amino-acid sequence MLSKEKMNRINELSKKSKNEGLTNQEQKEQEGLRKEYLSAFRGNMKKTLKNVKIVDPKGNDVTPRKLRNDQNFH; translated from the coding sequence ATGTTATCAAAAGAAAAAATGAATCGAATAAATGAACTTTCCAAAAAATCAAAAAATGAAGGATTAACAAATCAAGAACAAAAAGAACAAGAAGGGTTAAGAAAGGAATATTTATCGGCTTTTCGAGGAAATATGAAAAAGACACTAAAAAACGTAAAAATTGTCGATCCAAAAGGAAATGATGTAACTCCAAGAAAATTAAGGAATGACCAAAATTTTCATTAA
- the lexA gene encoding transcriptional repressor LexA, translated as MKKLSKRQQDILDFIKDEVRKKGYPPSVREIGEAVGLASSSTVHGHLSRLESKGLIRRDPTKPRAIEILSGEEVEIPQSGVVNVPVIGKVTAGLPITAIENIEEYYPLPDRYNINDENVFMLEIVGDSMIEAGILNGDKVIVKQQQTAVNGDIVVAMTEDDEATVKRFFKEKDFIRLQPENSTMAPIIVRNVSILGKVIGLYRTMH; from the coding sequence ATGAAAAAACTTTCTAAACGGCAACAAGATATTTTAGACTTTATAAAAGATGAAGTTAGAAAAAAAGGATACCCACCTTCTGTACGCGAAATTGGCGAAGCTGTTGGACTAGCATCAAGTTCAACAGTACATGGCCACTTGTCACGTCTGGAATCTAAAGGTTTGATTCGACGTGATCCAACAAAACCGAGAGCGATTGAGATTTTAAGTGGAGAGGAAGTAGAGATTCCTCAATCTGGGGTGGTGAACGTTCCTGTAATTGGTAAAGTAACTGCTGGTTTGCCAATTACTGCAATTGAAAATATAGAAGAATACTACCCACTTCCTGATCGTTACAACATTAATGATGAAAATGTATTCATGCTTGAAATCGTTGGTGACAGTATGATTGAAGCAGGAATTCTAAACGGAGATAAAGTCATTGTGAAGCAGCAACAAACAGCTGTAAATGGTGATATCGTTGTAGCAATGACAGAAGATGATGAAGCAACTGTAAAAAGATTTTTTAAAGAAAAAGATTTTATTAGATTACAGCCAGAAAATTCGACAATGGCGCCAATTATTGTTAGAAATGTTTCGATATTAGGTAAAGTGATTGGCTTATATCGCACCATGCATTAA
- the sirA gene encoding sporulation inhibitor of replication protein SirA — protein MDYITRPVSDFVIELVKKQLEEKKDIQTKNGLTYKLNGEENSVHIFKKHFLLETDGNIESEAYFFELLRRYDSCFFAMDFKNELYGWLNPIKEKKFV, from the coding sequence ATAGACTATATAACTAGACCAGTTTCTGATTTTGTAATAGAATTAGTTAAAAAACAATTAGAAGAAAAAAAAGATATTCAAACAAAAAACGGATTAACTTATAAGTTAAATGGAGAAGAGAATTCTGTTCATATTTTCAAGAAACATTTTCTCCTTGAAACAGATGGAAATATTGAATCAGAAGCTTATTTTTTTGAGTTGTTAAGAAGATACGATTCATGTTTTTTTGCTATGGACTTCAAAAATGAATTATACGGATGGCTTAACCCAATAAAAGAAAAAAAATTTGTTTAA
- a CDS encoding YneF family protein — METWLAILLIVVALIAGAALGFFLARRYMMNYLKKNPPINEQMLKTMMMQMGQKPSQKKINQMMKAMNNQMK; from the coding sequence ATGGAAACATGGCTGGCCATCCTACTTATTGTAGTAGCTTTAATAGCTGGTGCAGCATTAGGATTTTTCTTAGCACGTCGCTATATGATGAACTATTTAAAAAAGAATCCACCTATTAATGAACAAATGTTAAAAACGATGATGATGCAAATGGGACAAAAACCATCTCAAAAGAAAATCAATCAAATGATGAAAGCAATGAACAATCAGATGAAATAA
- a CDS encoding YneB family resolvase-like protein, with translation MRALVYCRISTNKQQQETSLSRQKEELLLLANQYHFEVVETIVEKASGYDLEREGIFQIIEHINQKSVDYLLIQDETRLGRGNARIALIHFLKKAGVKIFTVNHRGELLLSEADSMVLEIVSIVEEYQRKIHNLKIKRGMKKAIERGYKPQNNLKNLHQSTGREMIEVPVEEIVRLRKNKLTFSEIAATLRGFGYEVSKATVHRRYQHYIEENEKNLLTGRKSTDVIKRKNESNK, from the coding sequence TTGAGAGCTTTAGTTTATTGTAGAATAAGTACAAACAAACAGCAGCAAGAAACATCTCTATCAAGACAAAAAGAAGAATTGCTTTTATTGGCAAATCAGTATCACTTTGAAGTTGTGGAAACTATTGTAGAAAAAGCAAGTGGATATGATTTAGAAAGAGAAGGAATTTTTCAAATAATAGAACATATAAACCAAAAATCAGTTGATTATTTATTAATTCAAGATGAAACAAGATTAGGAAGAGGAAATGCAAGAATAGCCCTTATTCACTTCTTAAAGAAGGCGGGAGTGAAAATTTTTACAGTGAACCATCGAGGTGAGCTTCTTTTATCAGAGGCAGATTCGATGGTTCTTGAAATCGTAAGTATAGTTGAAGAGTATCAACGTAAAATTCATAATTTGAAAATTAAAAGAGGAATGAAAAAAGCAATTGAGCGAGGTTATAAACCTCAAAACAATTTAAAGAACCTCCATCAAAGTACTGGTAGGGAAATGATTGAAGTCCCTGTTGAAGAGATTGTAAGACTTAGAAAAAATAAGCTTACTTTTTCTGAAATTGCAGCTACTTTAAGGGGGTTTGGATACGAGGTCTCTAAAGCAACTGTTCATCGAAGGTATCAACACTATATTGAGGAAAATGAAAAGAATTTATTGACAGGGAGGAAATCAACAGATGTTATCAAAAGAAAAAATGAATCGAATAAATGA
- the yneA gene encoding cell division suppressor protein YneA: MDKYSISFYFLFIVVVAVGFGALVESEEELDNYVMIEVQSGDSLWNLSKQFQDYHSLSDSEFVNWVEEKNELIDEKIQTGERLIIPIQVEEEHVENDYVTLSGCSKMKGETSQKNGQHCTFLVHEE, translated from the coding sequence ATGGATAAGTACTCAATATCATTTTATTTTCTATTTATTGTTGTTGTTGCAGTTGGTTTTGGGGCATTGGTTGAGTCTGAAGAAGAATTGGACAACTATGTTATGATTGAAGTACAATCAGGAGATAGTTTATGGAACTTGTCTAAACAATTTCAAGATTATCATTCACTCTCTGACAGCGAGTTTGTTAATTGGGTCGAGGAGAAAAATGAACTTATAGATGAAAAAATTCAAACTGGTGAAAGGCTAATCATTCCTATTCAAGTAGAAGAAGAACATGTTGAAAATGACTATGTCACTTTAAGTGGATGTTCAAAAATGAAGGGAGAAACATCCCAGAAGAACGGACAACATTGTACTTTTTTGGTTCATGAAGAGTAA
- a CDS encoding aspartyl-phosphate phosphatase Spo0E family protein, with translation MSKQELLHLIEHKRAEMIHVVLKNGINSHTSLKYSQELDKLVTEYQKLAYKNEEQASYTT, from the coding sequence TTGTCTAAGCAGGAGCTTCTCCATTTAATTGAACATAAACGAGCTGAAATGATTCATGTTGTATTAAAAAACGGGATCAACTCTCATACTTCTTTAAAATATAGTCAAGAGCTTGATAAGCTTGTAACAGAATATCAAAAACTAGCCTACAAAAATGAAGAACAGGCCTCTTACACAACGTAA
- a CDS encoding cytochrome c biogenesis CcdA family protein: MTEEINIFLAFGAGFLSFISPCCLPLYPAFLSYITGVSVTDLKEQNNRLLSRSFLHTVFFLLGFSIIFIALGFSTSFIGKLFGDYNDLIRQIGAIFLFFFGLVIAGLIKPEFLMKERRFQLKNRPAGYFGSVLIGIVFAAGWTPCTGPILVAVMSLASIDPNSAMVYMVAYVLGFSIPFLILSFFIGKLTWIKKHNITIMRVGGILMSLMGVFLYFDWMTKITAFFTSLTGGFKGF, encoded by the coding sequence ATGACAGAAGAAATAAATATATTTTTGGCATTTGGTGCAGGGTTTTTATCATTTATATCTCCTTGCTGTTTACCACTTTATCCAGCGTTTTTATCATACATTACAGGAGTATCTGTTACAGACTTAAAAGAACAAAATAATCGGTTACTGAGTAGAAGTTTTTTACACACTGTTTTCTTTTTACTTGGCTTTTCTATTATTTTTATCGCATTAGGGTTCAGTACTTCTTTTATTGGTAAACTATTCGGTGATTATAACGATTTAATTAGGCAAATAGGAGCCATTTTTCTTTTCTTCTTTGGGCTTGTCATTGCGGGTTTAATCAAACCAGAATTTTTGATGAAGGAAAGACGATTTCAACTTAAAAATCGTCCTGCTGGCTATTTTGGTTCCGTTTTAATTGGTATCGTTTTCGCTGCTGGATGGACACCATGTACTGGTCCTATATTAGTTGCAGTTATGTCTTTAGCCTCAATTGATCCAAACTCAGCTATGGTTTATATGGTGGCTTATGTTTTAGGTTTTTCTATTCCATTTTTAATTCTATCATTCTTTATTGGAAAATTAACGTGGATTAAAAAACATAATATTACCATCATGAGAGTTGGTGGAATACTTATGTCGCTCATGGGGGTGTTTTTATACTTTGACTGGATGACGAAAATTACCGCTTTCTTCACGAGCCTTACAGGAGGATTTAAAGGATTTTAA
- a CDS encoding DUF2621 family protein yields MDVTDWVITLSFLWSVFFVVMLGIGGFFMFRKFLKRLPKEDGKSDLDWQDYYIERTLHLWSQEQKDLLEDLVSPVPELFRDVAREKIAGKIGQLAIEENAKTITIDLLIRGYILATPKRDHKFLKKRLEEKEIDYSQYKVLF; encoded by the coding sequence ATGGACGTAACAGACTGGGTTATTACACTATCATTTTTGTGGAGTGTATTTTTTGTTGTTATGTTAGGAATCGGTGGATTTTTCATGTTTCGTAAGTTTTTAAAAAGACTACCTAAGGAAGATGGAAAATCAGATCTCGACTGGCAGGACTATTACATTGAAAGAACGTTACACTTATGGTCTCAAGAACAAAAGGATTTGTTAGAAGATTTAGTATCACCAGTCCCTGAATTATTTCGAGATGTGGCGAGAGAGAAAATCGCAGGTAAAATTGGCCAATTAGCTATTGAAGAAAATGCTAAAACCATTACAATAGATTTACTAATTAGAGGCTATATTTTAGCTACACCTAAAAGAGATCATAAGTTTTTGAAAAAAAGACTAGAAGAAAAGGAAATTGACTATAGTCAATATAAAGTTCTTTTCTAA
- the sirA gene encoding sporulation inhibitor of replication protein SirA gives MLFSTKKVGYLSDYSTNPAHLFLYTMHISVSERGENALKQYYIYLIKREFANHYFGSESKLFLFFQQYHWTNSEHSSYPIIKKTNRLYN, from the coding sequence ATGCTTTTTTCGACAAAAAAAGTAGGTTACCTCTCTGATTATTCAACAAATCCTGCTCATCTTTTTTTATATACTATGCATATAAGTGTGAGTGAGAGAGGTGAAAACGCTTTGAAACAATATTACATATATTTAATTAAACGTGAGTTTGCAAACCACTATTTCGGAAGTGAATCAAAATTATTTCTTTTTTTTCAGCAATATCATTGGACAAACAGTGAGCATTCTTCCTATCCAATTATAAAAAAAACAAATAGACTATATAACTAG
- the sspO gene encoding small acid-soluble spore protein O, with protein MAKEKANHIIEGMNDAKAQGVGTGYNEDESLSELTAAERQNNKKRKKNQ; from the coding sequence ATGGCCAAAGAAAAAGCCAATCATATCATCGAAGGAATGAACGATGCAAAAGCCCAAGGAGTTGGAACTGGGTACAACGAAGATGAATCCTTATCAGAATTAACTGCTGCAGAACGGCAAAATAATAAAAAGAGAAAGAAAAATCAATAA
- a CDS encoding CcdC family protein — MNIMLILSSAFAIFMGFFVLFIRMKASLKPVSSKKIILPPIFMSTGALMYVIPFFRISPLQIVEALLVGFIFSILLIKTSNFEVRDGDIYLKRSKAFIFILFGLLGIRIMAKLILSTAIDLGEVSGMFWMLAFGMIVPWRVAMFINYKRIEANLSIVEPKTNLT; from the coding sequence ATGAATATCATGCTTATTTTATCTTCTGCTTTCGCTATTTTTATGGGCTTTTTCGTTTTATTTATAAGAATGAAGGCATCATTAAAACCGGTTTCAAGTAAAAAGATTATACTACCACCTATATTTATGAGTACTGGGGCGTTGATGTACGTGATACCTTTTTTTAGAATTAGCCCCTTGCAAATAGTAGAGGCTTTGTTAGTCGGATTTATATTTTCTATTTTGTTGATTAAAACGTCTAATTTTGAGGTAAGGGATGGGGACATATACTTAAAGCGGTCAAAGGCTTTTATTTTTATTTTGTTTGGTCTATTAGGGATTCGTATTATGGCTAAACTTATATTAAGCACGGCCATTGATCTTGGGGAAGTAAGTGGAATGTTTTGGATGCTCGCTTTTGGAATGATCGTCCCGTGGAGAGTCGCAATGTTTATAAATTACAAGCGGATTGAAGCTAACTTATCAATAGTTGAACCTAAAACGAATTTAACTTAA
- a CDS encoding response regulator: protein MAKIVIVDDAKFMRMTLTNILNKTDHEIIGEAENGIEAVHLVKELHPDIVTMDITMPEMNGIEAVKAIKSENKEVKIIMCSAMGQQKMVIEAIEAGAKDFIIKPFDETRVIEAINRVGS, encoded by the coding sequence ATGGCAAAGATCGTAATTGTGGATGATGCTAAATTTATGAGGATGACATTAACTAATATCTTGAATAAAACGGATCACGAAATCATTGGAGAAGCGGAAAATGGAATCGAAGCTGTCCACCTTGTGAAGGAATTACACCCTGATATTGTGACGATGGATATAACAATGCCTGAAATGAATGGAATAGAGGCTGTTAAAGCAATAAAAAGTGAAAATAAAGAAGTTAAGATTATAATGTGTTCTGCAATGGGACAGCAAAAAATGGTAATTGAAGCCATCGAAGCAGGAGCGAAAGATTTTATTATCAAGCCTTTTGATGAAACCAGAGTGATAGAGGCGATAAATCGAGTAGGTTCATAA
- a CDS encoding small acid-soluble spore protein P: protein MTNKNNGKGIRDNSSKGHNGSQPEPLDGSKKVKNRNHTKQNQKSSHDF from the coding sequence ATGACAAATAAAAATAATGGAAAAGGCATAAGAGACAATTCTTCAAAAGGGCATAACGGGAGCCAACCAGAACCTTTAGACGGATCCAAAAAGGTGAAAAACAGAAACCATACAAAACAAAACCAAAAATCCAGCCATGACTTTTAG